The Sulfurimonas hydrogeniphila genome includes a window with the following:
- the fliW gene encoding flagellar assembly protein FliW, producing MAYEVKGEILGFVNTRQVDINEIDALFSIMKDSQNPGISFTLVNPYMLREYPFEIPEKTKELLKITDNSEISVFNILLIQKPLEKSTINFLAPIIINHNNNTLAQIVLEPKQNPDYGMAESIESFKKETSS from the coding sequence ATGGCATATGAGGTAAAAGGCGAAATACTTGGATTTGTAAATACCAGGCAGGTAGATATAAATGAAATAGATGCACTTTTTTCCATTATGAAAGACAGCCAAAATCCGGGCATATCTTTTACTCTGGTCAATCCTTATATGTTACGCGAATACCCTTTTGAAATTCCTGAAAAAACAAAAGAGTTACTCAAAATTACTGACAATTCAGAAATAAGTGTTTTCAATATTTTACTTATTCAGAAACCTTTGGAAAAATCAACAATTAATTTTTTAGCGCCCATTATTATTAACCATAACAACAATACATTGGCCCAAATTGTTTTAGAACCAAAACAAAATCCGGATTATGGCATGGCAGAAAGTATAGAATCATTTAAAAAAGAGACATCTTCATAA